One genomic region from uncultured Cohaesibacter sp. encodes:
- the gltX gene encoding glutamate--tRNA ligase, which translates to MAEIVRFAPSPTGNIHIGNARPALINWLVAMKTGGQFILRYDDTDQERSRKEYADNIAEDLAWLGVKPDRVERQSERMGVYDTVAKKLRDMGRLYACYETPDELDRKRKRQRARGLPPVYDRSALKLTEEQIAAYEAEGRKPHWRFLLDQKTISWEDGIRGSQSIECDSVSDPVLIRADGTYLYTLPSVIDDIDMGVSMIIRGDDHVTNTAVQIQLFEILSGKSPKFAHHNLIINASGEGLSKRLGSLSIRQMREEGYEPLSVAIFAVLNGTSESVQPLADMEALADLFALDKVSRSSSKFDMADLNHLNARILHETDYSAVSDRLSALGVEGGEAFWQAVRGNIERLPDAKDWWSIAHDGLPDDAVEKSDEDAEFYAKALELLPSEPWDATTWKSWTSALKAESGRKGKSLFMPLRVALTGRSHGPELASFLPIIGYQRSVDRLS; encoded by the coding sequence ATGGCTGAAATCGTTCGTTTCGCTCCGTCTCCGACGGGAAATATTCATATCGGCAATGCGCGTCCGGCGCTGATCAACTGGCTGGTAGCGATGAAGACCGGCGGTCAATTCATCTTGCGCTATGATGACACCGATCAGGAACGGTCCCGAAAAGAATATGCAGACAATATCGCGGAGGATCTGGCTTGGCTTGGCGTGAAGCCGGATCGGGTCGAACGTCAGTCCGAGCGCATGGGCGTTTATGACACGGTGGCCAAGAAGCTCAGGGATATGGGCCGGCTTTACGCTTGCTATGAAACGCCTGATGAGTTGGACAGGAAACGCAAGCGTCAGCGCGCGCGTGGCCTGCCACCGGTATATGATCGCTCAGCGCTAAAGCTGACTGAAGAGCAGATTGCCGCGTATGAAGCCGAAGGGCGCAAGCCCCACTGGCGCTTTTTGCTCGATCAGAAGACCATCAGTTGGGAAGATGGCATTCGCGGCTCACAGAGTATCGAGTGCGACAGCGTGTCTGACCCGGTTCTGATCCGCGCTGATGGCACCTATCTTTACACGCTGCCCTCGGTCATCGATGACATCGATATGGGCGTATCCATGATCATTCGCGGAGATGACCATGTGACCAACACGGCGGTTCAGATCCAGCTATTCGAGATCTTGTCTGGCAAGAGCCCGAAATTTGCCCATCACAATCTGATTATCAATGCCAGCGGTGAGGGGCTGTCCAAGCGGCTCGGGTCTCTCTCCATCCGACAGATGCGGGAAGAGGGCTATGAGCCGCTGTCTGTTGCGATTTTTGCCGTTCTGAATGGTACTTCTGAGTCTGTGCAGCCGCTGGCAGATATGGAAGCTCTGGCTGACTTGTTCGCGCTCGACAAGGTGTCGCGCTCTTCATCCAAGTTCGATATGGCCGATCTCAATCATCTCAATGCGCGCATTCTGCATGAGACTGATTATTCTGCGGTTTCTGATCGTTTGTCCGCCCTCGGTGTCGAGGGAGGCGAAGCCTTCTGGCAGGCTGTGCGCGGTAATATCGAGCGGTTGCCTGATGCCAAAGACTGGTGGTCCATCGCCCATGACGGTTTGCCAGATGATGCTGTCGAGAAATCGGACGAAGACGCCGAATTCTATGCCAAGGCGCTTGAGCTTCTGCCGTCCGAGCCTTGGGACGCAACCACATGGAAAAGCTGGACGTCTGCTCTCAAGGCGGAAAGTGGCAGAAAAGGGAAGTCCCTCTTCATGCCGTTGCGTGTGGCTTTGACCGGTCGCTCGCATGGGCCGGAGCTGGCGTCATTCCTGCCGATTATTGGTTACCAAAGAAGCGTGGACCGACTATCCTGA
- a CDS encoding NAD+ synthase: MTERLVFSLAQLNPHLGDIAGNAEMARAAHKVAAEQGADCLVLSELFISGYPPEDLVLKPAFQAACREQVEKLAELTEGDAPAILIGSPWVDGERLYNAVCLLDNGEVQAVRYKADLPNYGVFDEKRVFAAGPMPGPINLRGVAVGVPICEDIWDIEVCECLAETGAELLVVPNGSPFNLDKWEVRQQVAIQRVIETELPLVYLNQVGGQDELVFDGASFALNGDRSLAMQMVGFAEDQQVLVAERIDGKWMLSGPIEPVMDRDASAWSACMLGLRDYVNKNRFPGVVLGLSGGIDSAICAALAVDALGADRVHCVMLPYRYTSDESLKDAADCAKALGVRYDVVDIVKPVEGFSEALSGLFEGTDEGVTEENLQSRARGTILMAVSNKFGNMVVTTGNKSEMSVGYATLYGDMNGGFNPIKDLYKMAVYHLSAWRNQHKPDGALGPAGEVIPANIISKAPTAELRENQTDQDSLPEYPVLDDILECLVEKEMGVEEIVERGHAPDLVRRIEHLLYIAEYKRRQSAPGVKLSEKNFGRDRRYPITNGFRDRG, encoded by the coding sequence GTGACCGAAAGACTTGTTTTCAGCCTTGCTCAACTCAATCCCCATCTGGGGGATATTGCGGGTAACGCCGAAATGGCCCGCGCTGCTCACAAAGTCGCTGCCGAACAGGGCGCGGATTGTCTGGTGCTCAGTGAGCTGTTCATCTCGGGCTATCCGCCTGAGGATCTCGTTCTGAAGCCTGCCTTTCAGGCGGCCTGCCGTGAGCAGGTGGAAAAGCTTGCCGAATTGACTGAAGGCGACGCTCCAGCCATCCTGATTGGCTCGCCATGGGTGGACGGAGAGCGGCTTTATAACGCTGTTTGTCTTCTGGATAATGGCGAAGTGCAGGCCGTGCGCTACAAGGCCGATCTGCCGAACTATGGTGTGTTTGACGAAAAGCGCGTGTTCGCCGCTGGCCCGATGCCGGGGCCGATCAATTTGCGCGGTGTGGCTGTTGGTGTGCCCATTTGCGAAGATATCTGGGATATCGAAGTGTGCGAATGTCTGGCCGAAACAGGCGCAGAGCTTCTGGTGGTACCCAATGGGTCCCCATTCAATCTGGATAAATGGGAAGTGCGTCAGCAGGTTGCCATCCAGCGCGTGATCGAAACGGAGCTGCCGCTGGTCTATCTCAATCAGGTTGGCGGACAGGATGAACTGGTGTTTGACGGTGCTTCCTTTGCGCTGAATGGCGACCGGTCGCTGGCCATGCAGATGGTCGGTTTTGCCGAGGATCAACAGGTTCTCGTTGCCGAGCGCATCGACGGAAAATGGATGCTTTCCGGCCCAATCGAACCTGTGATGGACCGCGATGCAAGCGCCTGGTCTGCCTGCATGCTGGGGCTGCGCGATTATGTCAACAAAAACCGGTTCCCTGGTGTTGTGCTGGGGCTTTCAGGCGGTATCGATTCGGCAATCTGTGCGGCGTTGGCCGTGGATGCTCTTGGTGCAGATCGTGTGCATTGCGTGATGCTGCCTTATCGCTATACATCCGATGAGAGTCTCAAAGATGCTGCCGATTGCGCCAAGGCACTTGGTGTGCGCTATGATGTCGTTGATATCGTCAAGCCGGTTGAAGGCTTCTCGGAAGCCCTGTCTGGCCTGTTTGAGGGCACAGACGAGGGCGTGACAGAAGAAAACCTTCAGTCCCGTGCGCGTGGTACCATTCTGATGGCCGTATCGAACAAGTTCGGCAATATGGTTGTGACCACGGGCAACAAGTCTGAAATGTCCGTTGGCTATGCCACGCTTTATGGCGACATGAATGGCGGTTTCAACCCGATCAAGGATCTCTACAAGATGGCGGTCTACCATCTTTCTGCATGGCGTAACCAGCACAAGCCCGACGGGGCTTTGGGGCCAGCTGGGGAGGTCATCCCGGCCAATATCATTTCCAAGGCACCGACAGCGGAATTGCGTGAGAACCAGACCGATCAGGACAGCTTGCCTGAATATCCGGTTCTGGACGACATTCTGGAATGCCTCGTCGAGAAGGAAATGGGCGTCGAAGAAATCGTCGAGCGAGGCCATGCACCAGATCTGGTGCGCCGCATAGAACATCTGCTTTATATCGCCGAATATAAGCGCCGCCAGTCTGCGCCGGGCGTCAAGCTCAGCGAGAAGAATTTCGGTCGCGACCGGCGCTATCCAATCACCAACGGGTTCCGTGACAGAGGCTGA
- a CDS encoding 3-deoxy-7-phosphoheptulonate synthase class II — translation MSKTWTPDSWRSMPIQQVPDYPDAEAVAAVEGTLATYPPLVFAGEARKLRKQLARVAEGEGFLLQGGDCAEAFVEHHPDNIRDFFRVFLQMAAVLTFAAASPVVKVGRIAGQFAKPRSSPTETVDGVELPSYRGDIINDTGFSSDSRVPDPQRMIMAYRQSAATLNLLRAFAQGGYANLDHVHKWTMDFLKDSPQGPRYRELADRITEAMAFMRACGVEPSKTETLRSTDFFTSHEALLLGYEQAFTRVDSTTGLHYATSGHMLWIGDRTRQIDHAHVEFFRGIENPIGLKCGPSMTPDELLRLIEVLNPDNEAGRLTLITRFGADKVFDHLPNLVKAVKREGHKVLWSCDPMHGNVVKAANGYKTRPFERILKEVESFFAVHRSEGTYPGGVHVEMTGKNVTECTGGAHAISEDDLSDRYHTVCDPRLNADQSLELAFLIADNIKKHRASLEASEIAPY, via the coding sequence ATGAGCAAGACCTGGACACCGGACAGCTGGAGATCAATGCCGATCCAGCAGGTGCCGGATTATCCCGATGCCGAAGCAGTAGCCGCTGTTGAAGGCACGCTTGCCACTTATCCGCCTTTGGTCTTTGCTGGCGAGGCGCGCAAATTGCGTAAGCAGTTGGCGCGAGTTGCTGAAGGTGAAGGGTTCCTGCTTCAGGGCGGCGATTGCGCTGAAGCGTTCGTGGAACATCATCCTGACAATATTCGCGATTTCTTCCGTGTGTTCCTGCAAATGGCAGCCGTGCTGACTTTTGCCGCCGCTTCTCCGGTGGTCAAGGTTGGCCGTATTGCTGGTCAGTTCGCCAAGCCGCGTTCCTCGCCGACAGAGACTGTTGACGGTGTGGAACTGCCAAGCTATCGAGGCGACATCATCAACGATACCGGTTTTAGCAGCGACTCCCGTGTGCCCGATCCGCAGCGCATGATCATGGCTTATCGCCAGTCAGCGGCTACGCTGAACCTGCTGCGTGCCTTCGCGCAGGGTGGGTATGCCAATCTGGATCATGTACATAAGTGGACGATGGACTTCCTCAAGGATAGTCCGCAAGGCCCGCGTTATCGCGAGTTGGCCGACCGCATCACCGAGGCCATGGCTTTCATGCGTGCTTGCGGTGTAGAGCCTTCCAAGACGGAAACCCTGCGGTCCACGGATTTCTTCACAAGCCATGAGGCCCTTCTGCTTGGCTATGAACAGGCCTTCACGCGCGTCGATTCGACCACCGGTCTGCATTATGCCACCTCTGGCCATATGCTCTGGATTGGTGACCGCACGCGCCAGATCGATCATGCGCATGTTGAATTCTTCCGCGGCATTGAAAACCCGATTGGTTTGAAATGCGGTCCGAGCATGACGCCTGACGAGCTGCTTCGTTTGATCGAAGTGCTCAACCCGGACAATGAAGCTGGTCGGTTGACGCTGATCACGCGTTTTGGCGCCGACAAGGTCTTTGATCATCTGCCAAATCTTGTCAAAGCCGTCAAACGGGAAGGGCACAAGGTGTTGTGGTCCTGCGACCCGATGCATGGCAACGTGGTCAAGGCAGCCAATGGCTACAAGACCCGTCCGTTCGAGCGCATCCTGAAAGAGGTTGAGAGCTTCTTTGCTGTTCACCGCTCCGAGGGCACTTATCCCGGTGGTGTGCATGTTGAGATGACCGGCAAGAATGTCACGGAATGCACCGGTGGTGCCCATGCCATTTCTGAAGATGACCTGTCTGATCGCTACCATACGGTCTGCGATCCGCGCCTCAATGCGGATCAGTCTCTGGAGCTGGCTTTCCTGATTGCCGACAATATCAAGAAGCACCGCGCCAGCCTCGAAGCGAGCGAAATTGCGCCTTATTAA
- the der gene encoding ribosome biogenesis GTPase Der — protein sequence MKLNVAIVGRPNVGKSTLFNRLVGKKLALVDDRPGVTRDRRESEVQLGDLHINIIDTAGLEVAEEDALETRMRLQTEEAISMADVVLFMMDARAGTTPMDEHFASMVRKAGKPTILLANKSEGKASDAGYYEAFSLGLGEPMPLSAEHGIGMADLYEELVKYDEEKRAKLGSDEADAIDAALAEDDGPLVDVDIEDDESETPLYDPTKPLRVAIVGRPNAGKSTLINNLIGEDRLLTGPEAGITRDSISVNWEFRDRKFKLFDTAGMRRKARVQEKLEKLSVSDALRSIQFAEVVIVTLDVTKPFEKQDLQIADLVGREGRAIVIALNKWDLVEKPQEMMAELREKATRLLPQMRDVPLVPVSGLTGKNLDRLMKSVLDIYEVWNRRVSTSRLNRWLNGATQGHPPPAVGGRRIKVRYVTQIKTRPPTFVVMCSRPEDLPDSYQRYLLNDLRDTFKIPAVPVRMLMRKGDNPYAAKATKRKIY from the coding sequence ATGAAACTGAATGTAGCCATTGTGGGCCGCCCCAATGTTGGCAAATCCACGCTGTTCAACCGGTTGGTTGGCAAGAAGCTGGCGCTCGTTGATGACCGTCCGGGGGTTACCCGTGACCGGCGCGAGAGCGAGGTGCAGCTGGGCGATCTGCATATCAACATCATCGATACCGCCGGTTTGGAAGTGGCCGAAGAGGATGCGCTGGAAACACGCATGCGCCTGCAGACCGAAGAAGCCATCAGTATGGCCGATGTGGTTCTTTTCATGATGGATGCGCGTGCTGGCACAACGCCGATGGATGAGCATTTCGCATCCATGGTGCGCAAGGCTGGCAAACCGACCATCTTGCTGGCCAACAAGTCAGAAGGCAAAGCCTCTGACGCCGGATATTATGAAGCCTTTTCACTGGGGTTGGGTGAGCCTATGCCGCTCTCGGCTGAGCATGGTATTGGCATGGCGGATCTTTATGAAGAACTCGTCAAATATGATGAGGAAAAGAGAGCCAAACTCGGCAGTGATGAAGCCGATGCCATTGATGCAGCTCTTGCCGAGGATGATGGTCCTCTGGTTGATGTTGATATCGAGGATGACGAATCCGAGACCCCGCTTTACGATCCGACCAAACCCCTGCGGGTCGCCATTGTCGGACGCCCGAATGCGGGCAAGTCTACGCTCATCAACAATCTCATCGGCGAAGATCGCTTGTTGACCGGACCGGAAGCAGGCATTACGCGCGACTCCATCTCGGTGAATTGGGAATTCCGGGATCGCAAGTTCAAGCTGTTTGATACAGCTGGCATGCGGCGCAAGGCGCGTGTGCAGGAAAAGCTCGAGAAGCTTTCCGTATCTGATGCGCTGCGCTCGATCCAGTTTGCCGAAGTGGTGATTGTGACGCTGGACGTGACCAAGCCTTTTGAGAAACAGGATCTGCAAATTGCCGATCTCGTCGGTCGGGAAGGGCGCGCCATCGTGATTGCTCTTAACAAGTGGGATCTTGTCGAGAAACCGCAAGAGATGATGGCCGAGCTGCGCGAGAAGGCAACCCGCCTTCTGCCGCAGATGCGCGATGTGCCGCTTGTTCCGGTTTCCGGTCTGACGGGCAAGAATCTGGATCGGCTGATGAAATCGGTGCTTGATATCTATGAGGTCTGGAACCGCCGTGTTTCCACATCACGTCTCAACCGTTGGCTCAATGGAGCCACCCAAGGGCATCCACCACCGGCTGTCGGTGGTCGTCGTATCAAGGTGCGTTATGTCACCCAGATCAAGACGCGTCCGCCAACCTTTGTGGTCATGTGCTCACGCCCGGAAGATCTGCCGGATAGTTATCAGCGCTATTTGCTCAATGACTTGCGTGATACCTTTAAGATTCCCGCCGTTCCGGTGCGTATGTTGATGCGCAAGGGTGATAACCCCTATGCAGCAAAAGCGACCAAACGGAAGATTTATTAG
- a CDS encoding PQQ-binding-like beta-propeller repeat protein encodes MRPVSGVKTETRSLAYAGKAAMVALLLGLAGCSSVTDFASDVNPFSTPEEVLPGERQSLFETAAVAKVEDTSPVSIPGAVDFSSWSQAGGPTTNNPPNVSLSGQGARVWSANAAIRGGDSDERAAARPVSVGGRVAVYSPDGAVSLYNASNGGRIWNVSVRPQNEKGVSIGGAVTMDSARVFAATGFSELVALDAGSGRRLWTFQLDAPARGAPVVVGNTVLAVSATNSLFAVNVSDGGELWTFEGIPQGTGLLGSGAPAISGNTVLFSGTSGELVALDIKSGEMRWSDTLVQGTRRYAISGISAIAGGPVVSDGVVYASSVSGNTIALRVRDGERIWDRSLGSVHAPVVAGNSIFVVDLDDRIVALNKKTGKIRWSSQLPSVRSKKKSTSWAGPVLAGSRLWVTSNDGKLAAVDPKNGSIVLTRDIKDPVFIAPIAVSGRLIMLSGSGRLSAYN; translated from the coding sequence ATGAGACCTGTATCGGGTGTGAAAACCGAAACGCGCTCTCTGGCATATGCCGGCAAGGCTGCGATGGTAGCACTTCTGCTCGGTTTGGCCGGGTGTTCCAGCGTGACTGATTTTGCGAGCGACGTGAACCCGTTCAGCACGCCGGAAGAAGTTTTGCCGGGCGAGCGACAGTCGCTGTTTGAGACAGCTGCTGTTGCCAAGGTGGAAGACACCTCGCCGGTATCCATTCCGGGAGCTGTCGATTTCTCTTCCTGGTCACAGGCCGGTGGTCCGACGACCAACAATCCGCCAAACGTTTCCTTGAGCGGGCAGGGGGCTCGCGTATGGAGCGCCAATGCGGCCATTCGCGGAGGCGACTCTGATGAGCGCGCTGCGGCACGCCCTGTGTCTGTTGGCGGACGGGTTGCTGTTTACAGTCCTGACGGGGCTGTCTCGTTATATAATGCCTCCAATGGCGGCCGTATCTGGAATGTCTCAGTGAGACCCCAGAATGAAAAAGGCGTGTCCATTGGTGGTGCGGTGACCATGGATAGCGCGCGCGTTTTTGCTGCGACCGGCTTTAGCGAGCTTGTTGCGCTGGATGCCGGCAGCGGTCGCCGTCTCTGGACCTTCCAGCTTGATGCGCCTGCGCGCGGGGCTCCGGTTGTTGTTGGCAATACGGTCCTTGCCGTTTCAGCCACGAACTCCCTGTTCGCTGTCAATGTTTCTGATGGCGGTGAGCTCTGGACCTTTGAGGGTATTCCTCAGGGAACCGGTTTGCTGGGATCTGGTGCGCCTGCTATCAGCGGTAACACGGTTCTGTTTTCCGGCACGTCCGGTGAGCTTGTGGCGCTGGATATCAAGTCGGGTGAAATGCGTTGGTCTGACACCCTCGTTCAAGGCACTCGTCGCTACGCGATCTCGGGTATCTCGGCAATCGCCGGTGGCCCGGTCGTCTCTGATGGCGTCGTCTATGCGTCGAGCGTGAGCGGCAATACGATTGCCCTGCGCGTGCGTGATGGCGAACGGATCTGGGACAGGTCTTTGGGCTCGGTGCATGCGCCCGTTGTTGCGGGCAACAGCATATTCGTTGTCGATCTGGATGACCGGATTGTGGCTCTTAACAAGAAAACCGGTAAAATTCGCTGGTCAAGTCAGCTGCCTTCGGTTAGAAGCAAGAAGAAAAGTACGAGTTGGGCCGGTCCTGTGTTGGCAGGCAGTCGCCTTTGGGTGACATCCAACGACGGAAAACTGGCCGCTGTGGACCCGAAAAACGGGAGCATAGTGCTGACCAGAGATATCAAGGATCCCGTCTTTATCGCCCCAATTGCCGTGAGTGGTCGTCTGATCATGCTGAGCGGATCGGGTCGTCTGTCCGCTTATAACTAG
- a CDS encoding tetratricopeptide repeat protein, whose product MSESDFIREVDEELRHEQIKSMWDKFGPYVIGFALLIVLGTAADKGYEYWRQTQAAKAGDAFIEALSLSEDGKKDEALAALEQIKADGAGGYPLLAEMRIASEKAASGDVDEAVSLFKDVANNPDVQPVIQSLARIRANVLMLNQGKADEVINELTGLMDNNGFRHSARELVLLAYLEKQDYAQAMPIAERISQDAETPPEMRQRAEVYVKYIRSQFEEGDESSAKEAAE is encoded by the coding sequence ATGTCTGAGTCCGATTTTATCCGTGAAGTCGATGAAGAGCTGCGCCATGAGCAGATCAAGAGCATGTGGGACAAGTTCGGCCCCTATGTGATCGGCTTTGCTCTTCTGATCGTTTTGGGAACTGCAGCGGACAAGGGCTATGAATATTGGCGCCAGACACAGGCTGCCAAGGCCGGTGATGCTTTCATCGAGGCGCTCAGCCTTTCTGAAGATGGCAAAAAGGATGAGGCGCTCGCCGCGCTTGAGCAGATCAAGGCAGATGGCGCTGGTGGCTATCCGCTGCTTGCTGAAATGCGCATTGCCTCAGAAAAGGCTGCCAGCGGCGATGTTGATGAAGCGGTTTCTCTTTTCAAGGATGTCGCCAACAATCCGGACGTCCAGCCGGTTATCCAGAGCCTTGCACGCATCCGCGCCAATGTTCTGATGCTCAACCAGGGCAAGGCTGATGAAGTGATCAATGAACTGACCGGGTTGATGGATAACAATGGGTTCCGTCATTCAGCCAGAGAATTGGTGTTGCTGGCTTATCTGGAAAAGCAGGATTACGCTCAGGCAATGCCGATCGCAGAGCGGATTTCGCAGGATGCAGAAACGCCGCCTGAAATGCGTCAGCGCGCAGAAGTCTATGTGAAATATATCCGCTCTCAATTTGAAGAAGGCGACGAAAGTTCTGCCAAGGAGGCTGCTGAATGA
- a CDS encoding NnrU family protein: MVLLLVGIVLFLVIHLVPQKAELKDGLTLRFGEMGYRIFHGVIALVAVGLIYIGYFDAKGTLILWYPPIWTKHLAATLMLIASILAFSGAFSGKIKQKLTSPFSIAIKTWALAHLLANGSLSDLILFGFFLFFGVSYRISLKRRIAAGRVTIPEGRVSQDIWAILLGLVFYAAMIFGLHEWLFGVSPLF, translated from the coding sequence ATGGTTTTATTGCTGGTTGGTATTGTCCTTTTTCTTGTCATCCATTTGGTGCCTCAGAAAGCCGAACTGAAAGACGGGTTGACCCTGCGCTTCGGTGAGATGGGTTATCGCATCTTTCACGGTGTGATCGCGCTTGTTGCTGTCGGACTGATCTATATCGGTTATTTCGACGCTAAAGGAACCCTTATTCTCTGGTATCCGCCGATCTGGACAAAGCATCTTGCTGCGACATTGATGCTGATCGCTTCCATTCTGGCTTTTTCGGGGGCTTTTTCAGGCAAGATAAAGCAGAAGCTTACGTCTCCCTTCTCGATTGCCATCAAGACATGGGCACTCGCCCATTTGCTGGCGAATGGCTCTCTTTCGGATCTGATTCTGTTCGGCTTTTTCCTCTTTTTTGGTGTGAGCTATCGCATTTCCCTCAAGCGCCGCATCGCGGCAGGGCGTGTCACCATTCCGGAAGGCAGGGTGAGCCAGGATATTTGGGCTATTTTGCTCGGACTTGTCTTTTATGCCGCCATGATTTTCGGCCTACATGAATGGCTCTTTGGCGTCAGTCCGCTGTTTTGA
- a CDS encoding TraR/DksA C4-type zinc finger protein, with translation MPISPKTAMELLEGKRIEIAALSDLSKESRNVVTLDQQSVGRLSRMDALQSQAMAKETERRRALALQKIEKAFERLERGDFGYCVECDAEIPLERLEIDPTATLCVKCAAKKEKKKK, from the coding sequence ATGCCTATTTCTCCCAAGACAGCGATGGAGCTATTGGAAGGAAAGCGCATCGAAATCGCAGCATTAAGCGATCTATCAAAAGAATCCAGGAATGTGGTAACCCTTGACCAGCAGAGCGTTGGTCGCCTTTCGCGTATGGATGCTCTGCAAAGTCAGGCCATGGCCAAAGAAACAGAGCGTCGTCGCGCGCTGGCACTTCAAAAAATAGAAAAGGCCTTCGAACGACTTGAGAGAGGCGACTTTGGCTATTGCGTGGAATGCGACGCCGAGATTCCCCTGGAGCGTCTGGAAATCGACCCGACCGCGACTCTTTGCGTAAAATGCGCAGCCAAAAAGGAAAAGAAGAAGAAGTAG
- a CDS encoding L,D-transpeptidase, whose product MSKTAALGLILTALLGAAPSFATVNDEIQIRVDLAKQKMFVSINGWKKYTWPISSAREGFDTPEGLYRPTRMYETYRSKEYNNAPMPYSIFFYRGYAIHGTSAVKSLGTPASHGCIRLDPDNAKQLYELVDVNGKNNTRVFIH is encoded by the coding sequence TTGAGCAAAACAGCTGCCTTGGGGTTGATTCTGACCGCTCTTTTGGGAGCTGCCCCGAGTTTTGCGACGGTCAACGACGAGATCCAGATCCGAGTTGATCTTGCCAAGCAGAAAATGTTTGTCTCAATCAATGGCTGGAAAAAATACACTTGGCCCATTTCTTCTGCACGCGAGGGCTTTGATACCCCTGAAGGGCTTTATCGCCCGACCCGCATGTATGAAACCTACCGGTCAAAAGAATATAATAATGCGCCAATGCCTTACTCGATCTTCTTCTACCGCGGCTATGCCATTCATGGAACTTCGGCAGTGAAATCTCTGGGCACACCAGCCTCTCACGGCTGCATTCGTCTGGATCCGGACAATGCCAAACAGCTTTATGAACTGGTAGACGTGAACGGCAAGAATAATACGCGTGTATTTATTCACTAA
- a CDS encoding L,D-transpeptidase — protein sequence MMLQRVMISLACLTLLSSQALATTSSATPQEATIIAAPKSQPISGELRLLGETASHRKSAPDKPIIAKIDISEQRMNVYVNGLITHSWKVSTARRGYFTPRGEYAPYRMHTMWRSRKYNNAPMPYAVFFHKGWAIHGTTSISRLGRPASHGCVRLHPDNAKILFKLIKAAGGMKSAKVVISN from the coding sequence ATGATGCTGCAACGAGTAATGATAAGTCTGGCTTGTTTGACGCTATTGAGTAGTCAGGCTCTGGCAACCACATCATCTGCTACGCCCCAAGAAGCAACCATCATCGCAGCACCAAAGAGCCAGCCGATCTCGGGTGAATTACGCTTGCTTGGAGAAACCGCCTCCCACAGGAAATCTGCGCCAGACAAACCGATCATCGCCAAAATCGACATTTCCGAACAGCGCATGAATGTTTATGTCAACGGTCTGATCACGCACAGCTGGAAAGTCTCTACGGCACGCCGGGGCTACTTCACCCCTAGGGGGGAATATGCTCCCTACCGTATGCACACAATGTGGCGCTCAAGAAAATACAACAATGCGCCAATGCCTTATGCCGTTTTCTTTCACAAGGGCTGGGCCATTCACGGCACGACCTCCATTTCGCGCCTCGGGCGCCCAGCCTCCCACGGCTGTGTCCGCCTGCACCCTGACAATGCGAAGATCCTCTTCAAACTGATCAAGGCGGCTGGCGGCATGAAGTCGGCCAAGGTGGTCATTTCCAACTAG
- a CDS encoding DUF2000 domain-containing protein — MKSDLRVAIIINPDMPVGLIANTASAIAIGLGGNQPILAARSLTDSVGRTINVSSRLPVPILQASQETIGGLLLKALEKKHEDAHVVPFPAFARSLHAYADYESSFPDRNLAEEEIDGLGLVGPSKWIRSLTGSLKLLR; from the coding sequence ATGAAGAGTGATTTACGTGTTGCCATCATCATCAATCCAGACATGCCTGTCGGTCTGATTGCCAATACCGCCAGTGCCATTGCAATCGGGCTGGGAGGCAATCAACCTATTTTGGCTGCTCGCAGCCTTACCGACAGCGTTGGACGGACGATTAATGTCAGTTCACGTTTGCCTGTCCCCATTTTGCAGGCTTCGCAAGAGACGATCGGAGGTCTGTTGCTGAAGGCTCTCGAGAAAAAACATGAAGATGCGCATGTCGTTCCTTTCCCGGCCTTTGCCCGGTCGCTGCACGCCTATGCCGACTATGAGTCCTCATTTCCGGATCGCAATCTCGCAGAAGAGGAGATTGACGGGCTCGGCTTGGTTGGACCATCGAAATGGATCAGATCGCTGACCGGTTCGCTCAAACTGCTGCGTTAG